A stretch of DNA from Elephas maximus indicus isolate mEleMax1 chromosome 21, mEleMax1 primary haplotype, whole genome shotgun sequence:
AGGGTctaagggagcacacccacctgcagatatagaTTTGGTTGTGCATATGTTGCATGTAGATTGATATAagcaatagagcacacaagaggCACAGTCACGGAAACTTCTTAAACATAGCCAAACACCTCATTGGACAaagttcctaggcttgaaggtgaaggaaggaccatagacttggggaacatctatgtcaaatggcacaacatagttcataaagacagtgttctgcatcctactttgataagtagcgtcttaaaagcttcctagtggccatttaagatacactattggtctcttcctgtttggagcaaaggagagagaaagaaaaccaaagactcaagggagcagttagtccaaaggactaagagaccacatgcaccacagcctacatgacctcgagaccagaattagatggtgcctggctactactactgaccactctgactagAATCACAACgtatggtcccagacagagcaggagaaaaatgtagaacaaaaaatcaaattcacaaaaaagaccagacttactaatctgactgagactggaagaacccccgagactatgaccCTAAATCACCCTTCtcacctggaactgaagccatttccagagactacctttcagccaaacaatagacaggcccataaaataataaCACCGAAGAGGAACATGTgctttagaacaatcaattatacgcgATCAAGAGAACaaaatctgcccaaaagcaaagataagaaggcaggttgttgttcttaggtgccgtcaagtcagttttgactcatttccaccctatgtaccacagacagaaacactgcctggtcctgcggcatccttaagattgttgttatgcttgagcccattgttgcagccactgtgtcaatccacctcattgaggttcttcctcttttctgctgaccctttactttaccaaccatgatgtccttctccagggactggtccctcctgatagcatgatgtccttctccaggaactgatccctcctgataacatgtccaaagtatgtaagacacagtctcgccatccttgcttctaaggagcattctggttgtacttcttccaagtcagatttgtttgctcttttggcagtccatggtatattcagtattctttgccaacaccacaattcaaagatgtcagtgcttcttcggtcttccttattcattgtctagctttcacatgcatatgatgtgactgaaaataccatggcttgggtcaggtgcaccttagtcttcaaggtgacatctttgcttttcaacactttaaagaggttttttgcagcagatttgcccaatgcaatgcgtcttttgatttcttgactgctgcttccatgggtattgattgtggatgcaagtaaaatgaaatccttgacaacttcaatcttttctccatttatcatgatgtggcttattggtccaggtgtaaggatttttgttttctttatgttgaggtgcaatccatactgaagactgtggtcttcgatcttcatcagtaaatgcttcaagtcctcttcacttttagcaagcaaggttgtgtcatctgcataacagaggttgttaatgagtctttttccaatcgtgatgccccgttcttcttcatatagtccagcttttcagattatttcctcagcatacagattgaataggtatggtgaaggaatacagccctgatgcacatctttcctgactttaaactaatcaatatccccttgttctgtctgaacaactgcctcttgatctatgtaaagattcttcatgagcacaattaagtgttctggaagtcccattctttgcaatgttatccataatttgttttgatccacatagttgaatgcctttgcatagtcaataaaacacaggtaaacatccttctggtattctccgctttcagccagaatccatctgacatcagcaacaatatccctggttccacgtcctcttctgaatccggcctgaatttctggcagttccctgttgatatattactgcagccacttttgaatgatcttcagcaaaattttacttgtgtgtgatattaatgatattgttcgataatttccacatttggttggatcacctttcttgggactaggcaggaaggggtagaaaatccagtggaaaggaaacagggaacccagggtagaaatggggagagttCTATCACATTGAAGGGAATGCAACAAATGTCATGGAACATTTTATATACAAAGTATCAAAAGGGAAACTaattttttccataaattttcacctaaagaacaataaaaagttagaaaagaaaaacagtggtTGTGAATACTCCAGCATATCTTGGAGTCAAGCAGACCTGGCTTCTGAACCTCCCTTTGCTTATCCTTGAAAAGGGGCTAATACTTACCTGGATAGGGTAGTTGTAAGGATAAAATGGGACCAGTGTCTGGCTTGGTGAATGGTAACTAACTCAGAGTGCTTATTTAAAGTGTGGCAGAGCAGTGGGATTCAGAAGGAGTGTGGCAAACTAAAACAACCAGAGGTTGTCCAGAGTAATCTGTGTGCATATTGCGAGTAGGTGGATTCGTGGCCTTTGGAAATGCTGAAAATCTTCTGCCTCCAGCAGTGACCTTGAGTCAGCCCTATGTCTCCTGAGGCTACCTGGGATGAATGCCACTGAATGCCTATGATCTTAGTTCTCTGACCTCATGAACAGTGAGAGGGGGTTTTGCCCACACACTGACTACAGAGTGGCCCTCTAGCTCAAGATCAAACTTGGAAGCCCCATCTGAAACTTGTTTTGTCAGCAAATACGGGCCCCCAGATCACACTGCTGGTGAGAGGAAGTTAAGTCAAGTCCCCTTCTGCAACTTCTTGGTTGCAATCCTTGATCAGTCAGGGGACTCTTATCAGCTCTTGTTTCCCCTCGGGTAGTTTCCAAAAATCCCTTCCCaatattctcttctttcccttccccacAGTAGTTTTCATGGCCTGCCCTGGGCAAGAGTCAGCCCTGCTTAGTACTGATGACGACGACTTTGCTGTGCTGAATGATGGAACAGTCCAGGTGAAACACCATGTCCACCTGCAGGATGAGAGGAGGACGTTCTCTGTACGTGCCCAGAATGCTGACGGCCAGGAGTCCTTAATCGCTGTGGCTGTTGTGAGCCAAGTTAAGCCTTCAGAGGAGGTAATGTTAGCCTAGAGTTCTGTGCATAGCTATGGGCGTGGGTACTGATCTACACAGGGTAGCACCTGCAGCTACCCAGAGGGGCTGCCAGAGACAGCAGTGGGACAAAGGGCTGCCTTGTGGGTAGCCGCCCTGGGAAAGCCCAGTGCCCTTTGTCCCTTGgattttctctcccacctccctctcCTTATTTCTCATGTCATGCAGGTAAACCAcgcccccccaaaagaaaaaaaatcagttgctgttgagtcaattccaactcattgcaaccctatacgacagagtagaactgccccataaggttttcagtaagcagctggtggattcgaactgctgacatttttggttaacagctgaaggCAATATTAACATAGTACTGCCAATCCCATGAGTCTCTGGGAAGACGGACTGAGACACTTGGCCATGTTCcttgttctgtgtgtgtgtgtgtgtgtgtgtgtgtgtgtgtgtgtgtgtgtgtgaaaatatacacaacaaaacttaTACCCATTCACCAATTTTTGTAAGTATAGTTCATTGACAGTGGTTACATATGTCACATTATGTCACCATTCTCCCTATCTTTGCCACCATTAACTCAGACTCTGCCCTTTCAAGTTCTCGTCTGTGTTTTAGTCACTGTTGTCCATTTAATCTCACACAGatgattctttaaaagagtaattCTCAAAGCGAACATTATTTAAATGAGCTaaattgtttctttgtttcttttaatttaattttttgagtAGCTAATATATCCACTTGGTTTAAAAATTGTAAATATAAAGTTATGCAATGAAAAATCTCTCCTTGCCTGTCTCCATTGGCCTAATTTCCTCTCTACCCCTCCAAGAAAAAACATAGATAGCTGCTGTTATCAGCTTATCTTTCCTTCCAGAGTTTATTTTATAGATATTGAATCAGATATAAAAATAGACTATTTCTCCTCTTCTTTGTGCAAAAGCTAACATACTATTCATATGCCTGCagctttctttttatatttaatatagcTATACAATTCTTCACAGATAACCACTGCTAATTTCTCCTGCATCCTCGCAGGCTTTGCCTATCTATATATAAGAAAACATGAATAATGCCttatttttatacctttttaCCAAAAGGTAGAACTATGCCCAGCACAAATTAAGCACAATATTAAGCTCTTCTGTATCTAGCTCTCTTCAGTTAGCAGTATATACCAAAGATCTTTCCATGCCAGCACATAGAGAGATCCTCATTCCTCCTTTTTGGAGCTGCGTAATATTCCACTAGATACATGTACCATAGTGTATTTAATCAGCCCTCTATAAGgcagcacttgggttgtttccaagcTTCCTTTTGCAATAGACCCACCTAGTTCTTTCTCCTCACCTTTAACTCCTATAAATGAGAGAGTGCTGAGGTTTGGTCCTGTGTTTGCACATCTGAGTTAAAGGGGTCTTCTCTTCTTGCAGGAGCAGGCACAGAAGAGCCTCACATCCAAACGTATCTTACGAAGACGCAAGAGAGAATGGGTGGCCCCGCCAATTTCTGTCCCTGAGAATGGCAAGGGTCCCTTCCCTCAGAGGCTATATCAGGTATGACTGTGCCTTCTTCCAAGGAGTCATTGGTGGCTGCAGGGACCCCATCCAGACGCTGAAtactctgtctcctggatctacaGAGGGACACCTCTTTCATGAGGGCAGAGTCTGTTAAGGCGATACTGAGGCTTCCACCACTACAGAGGGTTCTTTGCTACAATTGTGAGACATTTGTCACTTTGTCAGTTGCCACTTTCTTTTGCTTCCAGCTCAAATCTAATAATGACAGAGGTACCAAGATTTTCTACAGTATCACAGGGCCTGGGGCTGATAGCCCTCCCGAGGGTGTCTTTACCATAGAGAAGGAGAATGGCTGGATGTTGTTGAATAAGCCACTGGACCGAGAGAAGATTGCCAAGTATGAGGCAAGTAGCCTTTAGCATCCAATGTAAATGTCCCAACAGGGGACAAGAAGCAGGGCCCTGGTGGGAAGGGTAGCCACAAGCTGATCCCAGACCTTTGTGCCCACAGCTCTTTGGCCATGCTGTGTCTGAGAATGGTGCCTCAGTGGAGGAGCCCATGAACATCTCCATCATCGTGACGGACCAGAATGACCATAAGCCCAAGTTCATCCAGGATGTCTTTAGAGGGAGCGTCTTAGAGGGAGTACTGCCAGGTAAGAAGTTTGGGGAGGAGACAGCTATGGATCTGCTAGGCCCAAGCCTGTCCTTGGGTTAAATTCTGGAACCATCTGGAGGTCAGCCCAAATCCTTTAAGTCTAGAAGCCCTCTCTGCTCCTTATTTCCTTGGTTGTGCATCAGATCACTTgcagttttttttaaacatccagATTCCCCCTGGAAGATTCCTGAACCAGAATGATCCTGCGGCAGATCTCTGggatctgtattttaaaatttcccaGCAGATTCAGATGATCAGCCGGATTTGTGAACCACTAGCTTCATAGCTGCAAAGACCTAGATTTGAATTTTGACTTTGCCTCTTTACCGGctatgaccctgggcaagttcttGACCCTGAGAATCAACCCTCACACttgaaaatgagaataatatcTACCTTAAGTGATTGTGATTGTGGAGATTAGAAATAGTATGAGGATTCTGTGATGTAATGTAAGTAACTACATGGAAAGCAACAAAGGCTGGGAGGTGTTAGAACATGGTTTTTAAGAGAGCTGAAAATAAATTGCCATGGCTGTAGAAAAAGGTGGCAGGAGGCCAGGAGAAGACTGGGGAAGTAGGTGTGTACCAATGACCTCATGAAGACTGGTATTGGCGGAGGAGGTTgctcctcttccttcctctctgagATGTAGAAAACTACAGGTAAGTGTGAATTGGTTAAACTGCCAATAACAGAACCCCGCCCCCCATAAGAAATAGTGCCTTAAACAAGATAgaagctttttttcctttttcttcttacaTTCATGATGTCTAGAAGTAGTCAACCCAAGGTGGAATAGTGCTTCATAATGTTGGGAACGTAGGCTGGAGACCTAGTGGGGCAAAGAGCTGCTTTGGGTGAAATAGTGGAATAGcttgggtggagtagctccctttTATCTTGTTGCTCTGCTGTTTTGGCTTCTGTTCTCAAGGTTATCTCAAGGCAGTTGCTTCTGGAGCTCTAGCCATTATATCTGgaaggagggaagaggtgggaaGAACATACTTGTAAAGACATTTCCCTCAAAGTTCTCCTTTGTCAGAATTTACTGTCATGGCCACAGCTACCTGCAAGGGAGGCTTGGAAATAGTCTTTATTCCCAGTGAGCCTGTGCCCAACCTAAAATGAGGATTCTATTTctaaggaggaaggagagaatggaAAAAACGGGCACCAACCAGCAATCTCTGCCACAAAGTAGCAGATGAGTCCAAGCCAGTAGGCAAGGAGCCTCTCAGAGTTCCAGAAGTGGACAGGGCTGGACTCAGAGTTGGGAGGGAAGGGTGCTCACTCATCCCTTTTCCTTCCAGGCACTTCTGTGATGCAGGTGACAGCCACGGATGAGGACGATGCCATCAACACCTACAATGGGGTGGTTGCTTACTCCATCTATAGCCAAGAGCCAAAGGACCCACACGACCTTATGTTCACCATCCACCGGGGCACAGGCACCATCAGTGTCATCTCCAGCGGCCTGGACCGGGAGGTCAGTGGTCCTTAGAGAAACTGCTGCCCACCCAGGCTTACCTGGGCTGGGGCCCAGCACTCAGAGCAGAAACTCCTGTCCCTGCCCTCAAAGCCCATGGAAAAGCAGTGGGGACGTAAGTCAGCTGGGGATGGCTGCTGCTGTGTTCACGTACTGATGTCCCACAGCTCCCTTGGGCCAATGGCTTGCTGCCAAACAATCTCATTAAATCTCCTCTGGAGGCTGAGGAGGCAGCTGTAAAATGCAGGcatttggtgtttgttttttttttttgtaggttttctcatttcctttcagAATGGCTCACTTAGTGTGCATATTGCCCAGATTTGTCCCTTGTGTGCTACAAAGTAGAATTAGCTCCATGGATATTAGAATTGCCTCCTGTTTCCTAATTAATACCTTTGCCCAAATCTTCACTTTAAGTTCCCATTCTGGACTAGCCAGGGGTCAGGGGGCAATGCCCAGGCTTCCCCAGGACAGGCCCAGGAGAACTGTTTGTACCTGCATTCCCCTCCCCCATAGGACCCTTTGTTTCTGTTCTTTCTGGCAGTGGGGAGGGATGGGACAAGGAGCCAAAGAGAGAACACTGTGTGAAGGGTGGTGAGAGGGTGTGAGAAACACTCCCTCACACCAAAGGCTGTGTTTAGCGGAGCCTGGCCTGAGGTACCCCTCAAACTGAACTCGCAGTGGGCTTCTACTCTCCTTTTTCTTCCCAGAGAGTGCCTGAGTACACACTGACCATTCAAGCTGCCGACATGAACGGAGACGGCTCCACCACCACAGCAGTGGCGATAGTGGAAATCCTTGATGCCAATGATAATGCTCCCACATTTGACCCCCAGGAGGTAAagccccttccttcttcctttatcAAAAATGAAGGCTTAGGGGAAAGGAAGACATGACATTTAGGGAACCTGAGCTTCTGTTAGGGGTGATAGAAAAATCTGGGAGGATGACGgttaaacaacatgatgaacatatttaatgtcactgaaatgtacgtgtgaagattgttgaattgCCAactgttttgttacctatatatttactacaatttaaaaaacaaaaggagaaaaaaaaaacatgaagcagggaacaaacacattttttttttaaggattaagTTACCTTTTGTTTTGTAGAGAGTGGTTGAATGCAACATTGGTATTAAGGTATCAAAATAAATACTTTTCCATGTGCACAGCTTTCTGTTCCTATACAATTTACCTTGATAAAGcaaatttatcaatataaatttaaAGGCTgcaatatataataaatatattttacgttaaaaaaaggacaaagggCTTTTCTTCCTAAGGAAACTCCAGAACCATCCTGCATTGGTTCAAGTCCCAGCCcctcacttactagctgtgtgacctgaggcaagctacttaacctctctgtgccccatttcctaatctgtgaaatggagacaaTGTTAATAACTACCATACTGTTCTGAGTTATAAATGAGATAATCTATGTAAAGTTCTTAACACAATGTCTAATATATAATAAAGACTCTGCACAAAAATCTTTGTTGATATGAAAACATCCAATTTGCCTTGCCTGGCCTTCCTCAATGAATGGTTATATACCTCCAGTGACAGAGTACTCAGTGCCATTCAAGGTGGCCCCCTTCTTGTTTTAGACAGCTCTGGCCTCTGGGCATTCTCCATTACATTTAAGCCtcgttaaaattttgttctgagCGGCTGATTTCCCAGCCTTCGCACCTGTCCCAGAGCCCCCCAAAAAGTTCCTGGTCAGTGCCCCAGAACAGTCAGGCACCTAGCCCTTCTTGCCACCTTCCTTACACCTTTCTCATCTCATCTAGACACGTGGCTACACGTGGCAGGGGCTTGGGCCACCAGACCAGAGAGATTCCTCTGCATGTGTCAGGCCATGGGTATACGCCAGGCAGTCCAAGATTGGTGTGGGCTGACCAGAGCTATGAGGCTGGCACTTGGGACATTCTGTACCTAGTGTGTGCCCTGAAAACCTGAGAAGCAGGTTGGGTGGTCCAGGAGACGGTGAGGGGCATGGGATTCCCTAGAGTCGGATAAGGATTCACAGCTGAAAAGGGTGGAACAGTCTCTGGATGGTTGTTATCCTCTCAGCTATGAGTATGCTGTGCTTCCCACATTGACAGTATGAGGCCCGGGTGCCTGAGAACGCAGTGGGCCACGAGGTGCAGCAGCTGACAGTGACAGATCTGGATGTCCCTAACACGCCAGCATGGCGTGCCACCTACCGAATCGTGGGAGGTGACGTCAGGGACCATTTTACCATCACCACCCACGATGAGACCAACCAGGGTATCCTGACGACCAGGAAGGTGAGTCGGTTCTGGCTTAGACAAGGGTTACTCCCAGGGCAGCCGCTCTGCAGCTCCCAGGACAAGAAGGCCACACCTGCCCTAACTGCAGGATGCACTGTGCTGGGCCACCTGCCTCAGACCACTCAGCAGGAAGTGCCCTAGGCCAGTGGCTTCCAACTCTGTCCTGCCCTCTCTTGTATGGGGATCCCTTTGTTCCAACTATATCTCACATAGGCATCCAATTCATGAAACAGCTAAGAGTTGCTGATCTAATTGAAGCAAATCAGTCAGTCCTTCCCTCTGTATCCCAGTGTCCAGCAGCTGCCCCCAGTCAGTCTTCTGACAAGAAGGGTCTCCCAACTGTACAAGGTGTCTGTTTATTTGAATTCATGCTTCTTTTGCATTTACCCCATAACACATATCTTGGGGTTTGAATAGTGAAATCTCTAAAATGAGTAGGTAGGCACACTCTTCCCTCTCAAAAAATCTTTGAATAAAGAATGCCCCAGTTTGAGAAGCAGCATTGTATTTAATActtctaaattaaaaatttttttaagggtaTTCTCAGCCTTTTCAGAGAATTCAGTGTCCTCTTTTTGCAACAAATAGTTGGTAATGCCTCCTTTACATTCTAAAATGAAATTCATTTATAACTTACCCAATCCATAAAATTTCTAGAATAGAATGCCCTAACTgtaaaataaaggagaaatttACAGCAAAGTTACAGATGATGAAATATTTTAGTATGTAAACCTTTGGGAACGACCACACTAGAAAACGTAAGGAAATGGTGAGTTACTTGCATCTACTTGTAGAATCATCGGAATGCAGTGGATACTGTAGGTCTCCCTGGCCACTCAGATGCTCAAATGGTATTGATGCCCTTGTGGTGATTTTCCAGAGCAGCAAATAAACAACTTTTTGGAAAGTCCTGAGCAAATGAAAGTACAATCTCCCCTCAGAAAATGTATTCCTAGAAAATTCACTGTGTTAAAACAACACCCAGAACTTGGTTTATATGTAAAACATTCTAAACTCCAATTATAAACAAGTTTTTCACACCTATAAATGTCCAAGGGGATATTGAAAAATCACATGCGACAGTAACATTGTAGGACCTGGCATCCCTGGCCCAGCCTATAAGTACCAGTTGTACCCCCGATCATTATGACAACTAGAAATGCCTCCACACATTTTTAAAACACCCCCTAGGGGCTATCACCACCCCATTAAGAACCAGTGCTCTAGAACTTACTAGTCACATTGCCTTTAGGGTGTCTTGAGAGGTCACACTGGATGTCCACTCAGAAAATAGGAAGCTTTAGGGGACAGGGGGCAGCATTGTTGCTGGTAGGGGTCTCATACGGCATCCTTTCCCTCTGACATCTGGAGAACTGTAGGGGGCCTCCTCTCAAAATGGTGGTGCAGCtgcttcttcctcttctctcctaGGGCTTGGATTTTGAGGCCCAAAACCAGCATACTCTGTACATTGAAGTGACCAATGACAGTCCCTTTGTGGTGAAGCTCTCGACTTCCACAGCCACCGTAGTGGTCCATGTGGAGGATGTGAACGAGCCACCCATGTTCGTCCCACCCTCCAGAGTTGCCGAGGTCCAGGAGGGCATCCTCGCTGGGGAGCCTGTCTGCACCTATACTGCGCAAGACCCTGACAACGGGAATCAGAAGATCAGGTACTTAGGCGCTGGGCTCAAATTCAGCTCAAACGCACCAGTTGTTGGGTGGGCTGTTTATTATGGCCAGCATTTGTTTTGATTACCGTAAAAATTGCTCAGTATTTTCAACACCACTCCTGCACAAGACCTCTCCTTCCTATACACCCAGAGACTGAGTAAGGGCCCAGGGGGCAGGTATTTCCCCTCCTTCTAGTATCTCTGCTGGGACCTCCACCTGCTACTTTAGGTTCTCAGTCATAGATGAGATGCATTTTCCATTTGATCTTGCTTAGGAGCCCAGAGGTCCTGATTCCATTTGCCAGTTGACATGAGGAGGCTTTGAATAATGACACCAAAATTATGAGTAATTCTTTTCACCTTTTCACCTTTTCCTCTCCAGCTACCACATTCTGAGAGACCCAGCAGGGTGGCTGGCAATGGACCCAGAGAGTGGGCAGGTCACTGCTGTGGGTGTGTTGGACCGTGAGGATGAGCAGTTTGTGAAGAACAACATCTATGAAGTCATGGTCTTGGCCACAGATGATGGTGAGAGCTTCCTCCCAGCCCTTCCATAAAGGGGCATCTTTTGTTTCCAGGGGGCATGACACAGCATGCCTTTCTCCCTCCACATCAGTAGATTGTGGTGTGGAGAAGGGATGTCAACAAACCACTACTGGAGAATCATAGGGGTCTTTCAGAGGAGCACTTTAAAGACTGATCCTAGGGTGGCTGGCCATGACACAGAATCCCTAAAACCCCAAGAGTTAAGAGGTGTTGTTACCCTGAGGGCTCCTTCAACCTAAGTTTGTGGGTCACTGAGCCCTGAATTGACCTATCAGTTCCCCTTGTGATTGATTGATAGGGGCTGCCTGGATCAATGTCTTGAGCAAGATTTTAAGGATGCATCTAGGATCACTGGGAAAATACCATGATTGATTAGCGATGTCACACTATAACAGGATTGGGGATGATGGTGGGATTACCATCTCTGGCTTGATGCATAGTAAACCAGGGCCTGGAGGCAGTAGAGAGATTACAGCAGGGCTGTGAAAACAAGCTTCCCTGAAATCGATTAGCCCCAAGATGGCCACTAGGTTTCTCCTTGTGATAGATTGGTAGTGGCTGTTTGGATGAAGTGGCTGCTACTGTACTGTGAACTGCTGGGGGAATTTAACATTGATTCATCAACCCAACCAAGGGCAGATACTGAAAAGGGATCATATGTGTAATTATGAACAGGGAGTCCTCCTACCACTGGCACGGGAATGCTCCTGCTAACACTTATCGATGTCAACGACCACGGCCCAGTCCCTGAACCCCGTCAGATCAAGATCTGCAACCAAGACCCTGTGCCCCAAGTGCTGAACATCACGGACAAGGACCTGTCCCCCCACACCTCCCCTTTCCATGCCCAGCTCATCCACGACTCAGACATGCACTGGACGGCAGAGGTCAATGAGAAAGGTAACTGAGAGGTGGTGGCAGGTGGGTGCCAGCTCTGCTGGGTGGGTGCCTATCCCATCTAGGACCCTGCACATATTCCTGCCCCAGCATCTTATGGGTCACAGAGGTAACCATCTCCTCAGGAAACACAACCAAATGCTATTTATTAAGCTAGTGCAAGCCTTTGGAATTACATGGGGGCCCGTAAAGACCATTCTAGCCCAACCACCTTACTTGTACAGATagaaaaactgaggcccagagagagggaGTGACTCACCCAGTGTCACATAGTTTGAGTCAGGATTCCAACACTAATAATAGccaaggggcagtggtggttaattggtagaattctcaccttccatgcagaagacccaggtcagttcccagccaatgtacctcgtgtgcagcaccacctgtctgtcagtggaggctggtgtgttgctatgatgctagacaggtttcggtggagcttccagattaa
This window harbors:
- the CDH3 gene encoding cadherin-3 isoform X1, encoding MRLSRGPSASLLFVAVLLKVCWPRCAATEPCRAGFGEAEVTLEARGAELKPGQVLGKVVFMACPGQESALLSTDDDDFAVLNDGTVQVKHHVHLQDERRTFSVRAQNADGQESLIAVAVVSQVKPSEEEQAQKSLTSKRILRRRKREWVAPPISVPENGKGPFPQRLYQLKSNNDRGTKIFYSITGPGADSPPEGVFTIEKENGWMLLNKPLDREKIAKYELFGHAVSENGASVEEPMNISIIVTDQNDHKPKFIQDVFRGSVLEGVLPGTSVMQVTATDEDDAINTYNGVVAYSIYSQEPKDPHDLMFTIHRGTGTISVISSGLDRERVPEYTLTIQAADMNGDGSTTTAVAIVEILDANDNAPTFDPQEYEARVPENAVGHEVQQLTVTDLDVPNTPAWRATYRIVGGDVRDHFTITTHDETNQGILTTRKGLDFEAQNQHTLYIEVTNDSPFVVKLSTSTATVVVHVEDVNEPPMFVPPSRVAEVQEGILAGEPVCTYTAQDPDNGNQKISYHILRDPAGWLAMDPESGQVTAVGVLDREDEQFVKNNIYEVMVLATDDGSPPTTGTGMLLLTLIDVNDHGPVPEPRQIKICNQDPVPQVLNITDKDLSPHTSPFHAQLIHDSDMHWTAEVNEKGDTVALSLKKFLKQDTYDVHLSLSDHGNKEQLTVITATVCDCNGHVGICPEPWKWGFVLPILGAVLALLLLLLVLLLLVRKRQKGKDPLLLPEDDTRDNVFYYGEEGGGEEDQDYDITQLHRGLEARPEVVLRNDVAPTFIPTPMYRPRPANPDEIGNFIIENLKAANSDPTAPPYDSLLVFDFEGGGSDAASLSSLTSSASNQDQDYDYLSEWGSRFKKLADMYGGGEDD
- the CDH3 gene encoding cadherin-3 isoform X3, with protein sequence MACPGQESALLSTDDDDFAVLNDGTVQVKHHVHLQDERRTFSVRAQNADGQESLIAVAVVSQVKPSEEEQAQKSLTSKRILRRRKREWVAPPISVPENGKGPFPQRLYQLKSNNDRGTKIFYSITGPGADSPPEGVFTIEKENGWMLLNKPLDREKIAKYELFGHAVSENGASVEEPMNISIIVTDQNDHKPKFIQDVFRGSVLEGVLPGTSVMQVTATDEDDAINTYNGVVAYSIYSQEPKDPHDLMFTIHRGTGTISVISSGLDRERVPEYTLTIQAADMNGDGSTTTAVAIVEILDANDNAPTFDPQEYEARVPENAVGHEVQQLTVTDLDVPNTPAWRATYRIVGGDVRDHFTITTHDETNQGILTTRKGLDFEAQNQHTLYIEVTNDSPFVVKLSTSTATVVVHVEDVNEPPMFVPPSRVAEVQEGILAGEPVCTYTAQDPDNGNQKISYHILRDPAGWLAMDPESGQVTAVGVLDREDEQFVKNNIYEVMVLATDDGSPPTTGTGMLLLTLIDVNDHGPVPEPRQIKICNQDPVPQVLNITDKDLSPHTSPFHAQLIHDSDMHWTAEVNEKGDTVALSLKKFLKQDTYDVHLSLSDHGNKEQLTVITATVCDCNGHVGICPEPWKWGFVLPILGAVLALLLLLLVLLLLVRKRQKGKDPLLLPEDDTRDNVFYYGEEGGGEEDQDYDITQLHRGLEARPEVVLRNDVAPTFIPTPMYRPRPANPDEIGNFIIENLKAANSDPTAPPYDSLLVFDFEGGGSDAASLSSLTSSASNQDQDYDYLSEWGSRFKKLADMYGGGEDD
- the CDH3 gene encoding cadherin-3 isoform X2, which translates into the protein MRLSRGPSASLLFVAVLLKVCWPRCAATEPCRAGFGEAEVTLEARGAELKPGQVLGKVFMACPGQESALLSTDDDDFAVLNDGTVQVKHHVHLQDERRTFSVRAQNADGQESLIAVAVVSQVKPSEEEQAQKSLTSKRILRRRKREWVAPPISVPENGKGPFPQRLYQLKSNNDRGTKIFYSITGPGADSPPEGVFTIEKENGWMLLNKPLDREKIAKYELFGHAVSENGASVEEPMNISIIVTDQNDHKPKFIQDVFRGSVLEGVLPGTSVMQVTATDEDDAINTYNGVVAYSIYSQEPKDPHDLMFTIHRGTGTISVISSGLDRERVPEYTLTIQAADMNGDGSTTTAVAIVEILDANDNAPTFDPQEYEARVPENAVGHEVQQLTVTDLDVPNTPAWRATYRIVGGDVRDHFTITTHDETNQGILTTRKGLDFEAQNQHTLYIEVTNDSPFVVKLSTSTATVVVHVEDVNEPPMFVPPSRVAEVQEGILAGEPVCTYTAQDPDNGNQKISYHILRDPAGWLAMDPESGQVTAVGVLDREDEQFVKNNIYEVMVLATDDGSPPTTGTGMLLLTLIDVNDHGPVPEPRQIKICNQDPVPQVLNITDKDLSPHTSPFHAQLIHDSDMHWTAEVNEKGDTVALSLKKFLKQDTYDVHLSLSDHGNKEQLTVITATVCDCNGHVGICPEPWKWGFVLPILGAVLALLLLLLVLLLLVRKRQKGKDPLLLPEDDTRDNVFYYGEEGGGEEDQDYDITQLHRGLEARPEVVLRNDVAPTFIPTPMYRPRPANPDEIGNFIIENLKAANSDPTAPPYDSLLVFDFEGGGSDAASLSSLTSSASNQDQDYDYLSEWGSRFKKLADMYGGGEDD